Proteins from a single region of Hordeum vulgare subsp. vulgare chromosome 6H, MorexV3_pseudomolecules_assembly, whole genome shotgun sequence:
- the LOC123401281 gene encoding two-component response regulator ORR24-like → MTVEGRVGGGDGGGKDKFPVGMRVLAVDDDPTCLKVLENLLRRCDYHVTTTGQAATALRMLRENKDQFDLVISDVHMPDMDGFKLLELVGLEMDLPVIMLSANGETQTVMKGITHGACDYLLKPVRLEQLKTIWQHVIRRNTKNRGSDNDDASQKGPNAEGENGGANRNKRQSRRDRDENGDDGDDSDENSNDNGDSSSQKKPRVVWSVELHRKFVAAVNQLGIDKAVPKKILDLMNVENITRENVASHLQKYRLYLKRMSMDASRQANLVAALGGRNPAYSNMNSMDVFRHYNNAYGRYRPVPTSTHSQSNNLVARMNSPSAYGMHGLLSPQSQPLHLGHAQNNNLGTSLNDLGVNNGNLIRTAHMSTMVTGTSGNTFANISNGAQLAPTNRAVQPLESSNRQHLGRINSSSTDSFSSFTSDSPHFPDLGRSSNTWQTAVPSNIQQLGQNGSMSQASFHGNGPRMEPVSSYAPPSNQITSLGNEMQNQVAPLASNTLPMVFNQGAAPFTFGNSTNSREAHNSNLAFSNSGINTSLPNLRIDNSIMPRQTLDGGNTGGVPSLQDGKIDQQAVGNQLNYSNNDLVGTSGLQRELSGGLDDIVVDMFRPDNDTGGIFIDTDWGLV, encoded by the exons ATGACCGTGGAGGGGAGGGTCGGCGGGGGGGACGGCGGCGGCAAGGACAAGTTCCCGGTGGGCATGCGCGTGCTCGCCGTCGACGACGACCCCACCTGCCTCAAGGTCCTCGAGAACCTCCTGCGCCGCTGCGACTACCATG TTACCACCACTGGGCAGGCAGCCACCGCCCTCAGGATGCTCAGGGAGAACAAGGACCAGTTTGACCTCGTGATCAGCGATGTCCACATGCCGGACATGGATGGTTTCAAGCTCCTCGAGCTTGTCGGTCTGGAGATGGACCTCCCAGTCATTA TGTTGTCTGCAAATGGGGAGACACAGACAGTCATGAAGGGCATAACTCATGGAGCATGTGACTACCTGCTAAAGCCGGTGCGTCTTGAGCAGCTGAAGACAATATGGCAACATGTGATTAGGCGGAATACCAAGAACCGTGGTAGTGACAACGATGATGCCAGTCAGAAGGGGCCGAATGCTGAAGGTGAGAATGGTGGCGCTAACCGCAACAAGAGGCAGTCACGGAGGGATAGAGATGAGAATGGAGATGATGGTGACGATTCTGATGAGAACAGTAATGACAACGGCGACTCGTCATCCCAGAAGAAGCCAAGGGTTGTGTGGTCTGTGGAGCTGCACCGGAAGTTTGTAGCTGCTGTCAACCAGCTTGGCATTGACA AGGCTGTTCCAAAGAAGATATTGGACCTCATGAACGTAGAGAACATCACCAGGGAGAATGTTGCTAGTCATCTGCAG AAGTACCGGCTGTATCTGAAAAGGATGAGTATGGATGCAAGCAGACAGGCTAACCTAGTTGCTGCACTTGGAGGAAGGAATCCTGCTTACAGCAATATGAATTCAATGGATGTCTTCAGGCACTACAACAACGCGTATGGTAGATACCGACCAGTTCCAACCAGCACCCATTCCCAGTCAAATAACCTTGTTGCAAGGATGAACTCCCCTTCTGCATATGGAATGCATGGGTTGCTGTCTCCACAGTCGCAGCCACTTCACCTTGGCCATGCCCAGAATAATAATCTGGGCACTTCCCTGAATGATTTAGGGGTCAATAATGGTAACCTGATCAGAACTGCACACATGTCAACGATGGTGACTGGTACCTCTGGTAACACTTTTGCAAACATATCAAATGGTGCACAATTGGCTCCTACAAATAGGGCAGTTCAGCCTCTTGAATCAAGCAACAGGCAACACCTTGGTCGGATAAATTCGTCTTCGACAGACTCATTTAGCTCATTCACTAGCGATTCTCCCCACTTTCCAGATCTTGGAAGAAGTAGTAACACCTGGCAAACTGCAGTTCCATCCAACATTCAGCAACTTGGTCAGAACGGCAGCATGTCCCAAGCAAGTTTTCATGGGAATGGTCCAAGGATGGAACCTGTCTCAAGCTATGCACCACCATCAAATCAGATTACATCTCTAGGAAATGAGATGCAGAATCAAGTTGCGCCACTAGCTAGCAATACCCTTCCAATGGTATTCAATCAGGGTGCAGCGCCATTCACCTTTGGAAACAGCACAAACTCGAGAGAGGCACACAATAGCAACCTTGCGTTCAGCAATTCAGGCATCAACACTTCTTTGCCAAACCTTCGCATTGACAATTCGATTATGCCAAGGCAGACTCTGGATGGCGGGAATACAGGCGGTGTTCCCTCTCTGCAGGATGGCAAGATTGATCAGCAAGCTGTTGGTAATCAGCTCAATTACAGCAACAATGATCTCGTGGGGACGAGTGGGCTGCAAAGGGAGCTCAGTGGTGGTTTGGATGACATTGTTGTTGACATGTTCAGGCCG GATAACGATACTGGTGGCATTTTCATCGACACGGACTGGGGGCTGGTCTAG